The sequence CTGCCTTGTGAACAAAACCCAGCCATGTttgcacagaagaggaaaaatggcCTGGGATAAGGAAGGGGAAAGTTAGTGGGTTGCTTAGGGAACTAATCCTTCAGAAAGGAGCTGGACACATTTCATGCCTGGCAAGACAGACAGCGATGTCAGCACAGCAAAGGGACGGCATGCAGACAAGAAGGAGCAGGCTAGGAGGGGAAGCAGGAAGGCTACTGAAAAATAGAGAATACTCTAAAGCTAAACTTACTGTTCTGCTTCATTTGCTTAATAATAGAATTACTatatagaatcattcaggttggaaaagacctccaagatcatctagtccaacctttaacctcgTACTGAAGTACACCACTAAGCCACgctaagttctacatctacatgtttcttgaagacctgcagggatggtgactcagccacttccctgggcagcctgttcaatGCCGCACAgtcctctcagtgaagaaatttcccctaatatccaacctaaacctcccctggtgcaacttaaggccattttctcttgtcttatcacttggtgcttgggagaagaacCCAATCCCCACCTTACCATCGCCTCTGTTAAGGTAATTGTACAgcacgatgaggtctcccctgagcctccttttctccaggccaaacaacgccagctctctcagccactCCTgaaagacttgttctccagacccctcaccagctcagctgctcttctccagacatgctccagcacctcgatgtccttcttgtagtgggGGGCAAAAGACTGTAGTGGTATGGGCTACTTTTGTATGacttctcttttcccctttatAATTGCCTTTCAAAATCTTTATGTTGAACAAACTGAGGCTAGATCCagtaaagaactgaaaaatctaTTAAGTGGTATTTTGGCCCCAGGTGCTTAGTTTCATGTATCATCTTGGGGAAATTTAAGCATCTGACcaatttcaaacagaaaaaaagtgtacGTGGAGTAATCAACTGTCTAGGACACAGGTGTATGTCTGAATTCCCACCTCACTTGATAGAGGCATGTGTTTAGTAACCACTAAGGTTGATAAATAGAGGTTAGCTACTTCTATTCATTTGTGATCCAGGGCTCACAGAACCCCAAAACAgttggcagggccctctggaggccagCAGCTccaacccctgcccaagcagggacacccagtgcaggctgcccaggaccacgtccaggcgcttttgaagatctccaaggagagagTCTCCACAGCTTCTCCAAGCAACAtttgccagtgctcagtcacccacacagtattcaaaaaaaaaaaatcataccttCAGGAAAATGTTCAGACAgcacctcctgtgtttcagttgtgcccattgcttcttgtcctgtcccttggtaccactgaaaagagcccaTCTCCATCTTCTTTGTACCCTCCCTTCAGTTATTTATTATATACACTGATAAGATTTCGCCTGAGCTTtgtcttttccagactgaacagtccTAAGTCTATCGGCCTCTCCtcagagatgctccagcccctttaTCATCTTCtcagtgctgtttttcctttgtcagtGGGAGAACATGGGGAGTGAAGAAGATTGTTgagtcctttttaaaataataatataataataataatatattgaTTAGAACACACAGAAGAAGCAGGCTTCCTTCTTCCTAGGTCTCCGTCAGCCAACAGGTCAAAACTACATGTCCTACCTGTGCAAAGAGCACTTCAGTagccaaaaaaaatctggggGAGAAGATATTTCCTACTCCTCCTGCCAGAACTGGGTTATACAGCAGTAAGGAACACCACACTACCTTGATCAGTTGGAGGGGGAACTGGCACAAAAGAGAGCACAGCTGTTTGTAGTCTGTTCATCTAGTGAATACTGGGTTTATGGATTTCGCATTAAACAGTCACTTGTTTTATATCCAGGACTTGTTACAGTCCTGGGAGCAGAGACTGGAAGCCACCTCATTAGTATACCCAGTTTTCTGGTTCTCTGACATCTTTTACTGAGTCTGGATTTTTTTGGACTATCAGTATGATCTGTACCTTACATCTGTGTCCCACTTCAggaagcttctttttttcttcctagagtTTGCTTTCAGTCTGCTGTATAACTTACTCCTGTAAGAcatcatttcttcatttgttaCTGCTTTTACAAGAGTTGTTGTTTTATGGTCTGAAGAATAgctgaaaaaatgctgaaatggaGTGATAGAGTTTATTTGGTTCTGCATGCATTGTTCAGAGTTCAGTATAGCAACAGCGGGGATCAGTTGAAAGATTACATGACAGTGTAACTTGAcctttaagattttattttaataatggaGGTGTaatggggaaaataataaacaaattaGAGAATGGATAGATTATTAATGTTGGAGATACAGTGGCAGTATTGATGTCTTTattcattttggttttaatgTTTAGCTGTTCTCGGTCTAAGAACATCCAAGAACAATATGCGATCTGACGGAACAATagttgaagaaattattttcccattGTTACTTTCTGAATAGACTGAATTAATAATGCTGCTTTTAAACAGATTATTGGTTTTGACAAGAAATTATCAATTGTAAacaagtatgtattttttagaattttaaGAAAGTTAAACACTaccatttaaataataaaacattcgaaattcagatttgttttttcattttcttttttttttaatctctaaatATCTTTTCATTGGAGTAGGTGATAATCCACTGATTGTTCAGTTTGCTGCTAAAGAGGCGCAGGTTTTATGTGATGCTGCCCGTATCGTCTGTCCTTTCGCAGATGGAATAGACTTAAACTGTGGCTGTCCTCAGAGGTAAAGTTatgggggaaaggaaaagggggtaAATATGGTGAAATAATTTGAGAAACAAAGGATGCTGACCTTCATTTTTATAACTTAACTTAAAAATAGACTTGGAGATTGAAACAGCTTTTTGACCTGTCAGTTAGAAATGTGTGTATGGTAAGATGCTGTTCTGAATGTTCTGAGATGCCAATCGCCGTGGTGAGACTGGGAAAACCAGGCTTGTTTGCCAACTTCaacttctttcatttctgacaTATTGAGCGTTGACTTAGAAGTCAAGTGTCCATGTCTACCTAACAGCTGTGAAATATGCATTACTAATGCCACCCTGCAGCATTTGACCTCCCAGAAAAAGAGCTTTGCTGCAAATAATTTGAAGAGTGTCTTGAGAAACAGTGCGGCAGTTCCCAAAATACCAAGGCAAGTCCCTGACGTCTCAGACTTCGGCAATTGAAGGATAGTCTCTAAAATATAATTACACGTATTATATTATTCAGAAAGTGCTGAACAGAATTCCCCCCATCTTTCATTAGGTTTATAAATGCAGTGAATTAGAGATCTACTTCTCACTTAAATTGATAAAGATTTTGTCTTGGCAATGAAACAGAGTAGTAATGCACAAATGAAGATTCTCACTAACAGGTTCAATTGAGAACCATTTATTACACGGTTGTCAGGCAGTCTTTTTGTAACTAAAAccctcaaaaataaaagtaggaaAGCAAAGATAATATAATGGTCCAAATACTTAATTTGTCTATTCTAATTAGGTTGTCTTGGCTTAAAATTACAGTATTTGAGAAAATACTTCGGAGATCTGAGACCTCAAAATGGAAGcgtatttttttctaagctaaTTGCAACCAAGTATGCCAAACTTTAACTTCTTTTTAGGCCAAAAATTTATGCTTACATTTGAGTCCTTTGTTTCATGTGCATGCTGATTTCAATATAGTAAAACTGCGTACACTTGATCTGCTTGTATAAGAAAAATTAGTTTAAggcacaaaaaaataaagctaaaaaaaatgctgctgttcagTAAAAGCAAAAGTTATCCAATCAAAAGTAATTGTTTTACACTTGAGGGAAAAGATGTTATTGCAATCAGGTTCTAATTCCACTCaagaaaatcttccttttcAATCCCAAGTCATTCTGTGTTCTGAAGAAATCCATGACCTGATGGAAGGGGAAACATCAAACTATTTGTATTATGTATGATCTAAACTAttgttaattaaatattatcttCCTTGCAAGCCCATTTTGTGGATGGAAATTTGAACTGGAAGAGATTAGTTACTTGTCCAAAATGCTGTTGGGAAGACACAGACTGAGCCAGGATCTGAAAGCTGGTGTCACAGCACAGATGCGTCATGAAACTACAGCTGTGACTATCTCTGTTTACTTAGCCACGCATTCTAAAAgctataaagaaagaaattgatgTATTGGACTGAAATTGATCTGCATTTTTCAAACGTAGAATAcgaatgttatttttcttttaaagatggGCAATGGCAGAAGGTTATGGTGCTTGCTTGATAAATAAACCAGAGCTAGTTCGAGATATGGTGAGACATGTGCGGAATCAGATCGACAATCCTAGATTTTCGGTATCTATTAAAATAAGGTATGTCTAACGTAAGTGCTGCTTGTGGTACTTGGAAAAATCCTTTTAATGCTTTCATAAAGATAAAGGAATATGTTAGGGCATATGCACCAGCACAGCCTTTGACTACTTACATAGATAACAGAGTGGCAGCCAGAATTTTCTTGCAATCCAGAAGACATGAAAGTACAAGTTACATGATTTTGGATtccatgaaagaaaagcagtgcgTGGTCTGTAATTGTGAGGACTTTGTGAGCTGTTACGGGCCAGAGCCACAACTGTAGTTGCCTATAAAAGGCAAGATAACAAAGCTGGGAACTGGTCCCCACAGCTGCTGTAAGGACACATTCTGCTTCCCTTCATCACTTTCTAAACCTGTACGAACTGTTGATCCACTTCATCCACTGTTTATCCTCACATCTCCTGTGGCTTTTGCGTATTTGTTGGTTAAGTTTCAATTCAGTTTATAATTGCCTAGGAAAGGAGAATTAttataaatcagatttttttcacaaacttATGCAAAATAATGACAATTATTTTAGAGTCTTTTGTGCACACTTACCTTAATCTCAATAAAATTCACCATGCATACTTCAAAGATGTGATATAACTGGGAAATGCTAAATTATATAGTGATTTCAGTGTTAAACTCTTATAtctttattaaacaaaatgtttttaccttccagcagaagtattttgtttatttatgctAATCTTTGGTAACTCTTCCTTATGGATGAGGGTTTTTATACAGTTCGGGTAACTTAATAGctaatgtttttattccttGTAATTTTAGGATAcatgaagatttaaaaagaacagtTGACTTGTGTCAAAAAGCTGAAGCAACTGGAGTTTCATGGATTACAGTACATGGGAGAAATGTAGAAGAAAGACATCAGCCTGTACATTATGATGCAATTAAAGTAATTAAAGAAAGCCTGTCTATACCTATTGTGGCTAATGGAGacattaaaactttaaaagatgctgaaaatgtTCATCACCTGACAGGAGCAGATGGTAAGATGAAATGCATGCTATTTTCTAAGTAAACTtacaaattaaatttctaaGTATCTATTTTGGCTATAATTAGGACCTAGTTTCAGTGCTTTTCACTCTTTGAGGAGACAAATGCAAGATGATGTTTTAGATGCCTTATAAACTAATAAGCAGAATCACTGCTAATCATCAAAGCACCAGAGCACTGTTGTTCAAAGCCACAAATAGATTTTGGAGGTAAGCTACAAAAGCTCTTTGCGTATTTGTGCTATGTCATCACTTGGTAGTGGAGGTCAGGAGGGACCTTCAGACATCCATTCTATCTCTTTATGGAGCCGATCATCTTTTTACAGAACAGTAGACTTTAACTTGGAAACCTCTACTTCCTGCACACAGCAACAGATTTTACCTTGCCTTACCCTTCAGTGGTAAAATTTTGGGGTAAAGGATTGCCTTGCAGTTACTTGGTCACAACACATTCCTGCAATTGTCTGTGGTTCCAAGCCAACATGCAAGTTCAGTATATATCTTGAAGAAGGGATCTGGATCTACACACTTTGAGTCTTACAGCTAGAGTATGAAAGGACAGAGAACAGTAGTTAGTGTCataaggaatcacagaatcatagaataattatgcttctccagcctcttgccccccagtctgtacgtatagccagggttgccccttttcaggtgcagaatctggcactcgctcttgttaaacttcatattgttaaGATCTCTCTGCATGGCCCCTCTACCCTTGACGGAGTCAACCacacctcccagtttagtgtcatcatTTAGGAAGAGCTCATGTGGCAGGTTTCTTTTGATATCGTTGGTATTTAGAAACTAGTTGCACCAAACTGCCATGCTGCTACAGTGGCTTTCCCCACAAAtacaaagcaggaagaaaacatataACAAAAGAATGTTCTTGTATCCCATCTGACTTTCCTgaataacaaaaatgtaaaatatcaaCCTATAGATCAAAATGTAGTGTAGAtacaaatataataaatataaactaGAAactttgtggattttttttctgtcatgtagAGTCCTAAaatcatttttggttttgatcatCCTATTTTGTGAGAAGAGACTAAGTGTGCTAGATTACATGTTGACAGTGCAGGAAAATCCCTTTGTTGCAGAAATATTGCAATAGAACTTGGCCGGATTTATCTAACAATTTGGGAATATAGTTGCAAATACACTGGCTTattcagaaagcaaagatttACTGCAGACTAAGAACCCTGAGATCTCTATAACTGAGCAAGTGAGCTGTTAATGGAAGAATGATTCTAGGTCAGTGAATCAGCTGAGCTGCActaaaaataacttcagcatTTTACTACTCTTGTGTCTTTCCATCATAATTTTGTGTTAAAAAGATGGGTTTATATGTGTgtaatgaataaaaacaaaatacttttgtattgttttttaaaaagtagggAAGAAAGGTTTCTGTGTCCTGTGTTTTGCTTCAGAATTTCTGGAAGAATATGTCAGGTGATGTAGGTACTATGGGACTTGGGTTGTTAAACTGATTTCTTtggtataaatatataatactCATCCCTGTTGTTCTCCCATTAGTTGTCCTAATGTTTGCTATAAAATGGGTGCTATAAAAACAGTAATGTTAAATTTAACTATAATGTAACTTACTTGTTTAATTTGCAATTTGAAGGTGTAATGGTGGCTCGAGGACTCTTAGCGAATCCGGCAATGTTTGCAGGATATGAAGAAACACCTTTGAAGTGCATCCAGGACTGGGTTAACATTGCTCTTGAACATGGAACTCCTTTTACATGTTTTCACCACCACTTAATGTACATGATGGAACGGATAacttcaaaacaagaaaaaaaagtttttaatgttttatcaAGTACCTCAGCAGTTCTAGATTATCTGAATGATCATTATGGTGTGTGCTAACTGAAAGTATTTTAGTTGTATGTAAActtgtattttgcatttgctgATATATTGTTATAGTTTTACTTGGGCTTCTACTTATTAGCCAAATTCATAaccatgtaaatatttttcaatagaGTTTAACATGATCAGGCtgataatttatatttttagtatttttatatcATATTTCACTCCATATTCCACAAATGCATAATTCTATTTACAATACATGACTGTACAGAGGATTGACTATTGTAAGACTccagtaatttaatttttcaccAGACAATTGCTTACAGCAATATGTTAGCAAACCTACGGCTTTTTTAAAGTGAAACTTCTTAAAATCAGGACTGCTGATAAGTAATACCAAGATTTTCAGACCAAAAGAATCCAAAGGGAGCAATTatagaaatatttgctttaactGACATACGATGTGCTTTTAACTTTGAGTAGACTTTTCAAGCTAAAAGACTGTGAGACCTTGAAGCCCAATGTAGTACCCTCTCAAATTAGATGTTCCTTTTGCAATCTAAAACTTTCCAAACTTATTTATAACTCAGAAAAATTCTATACTTCCATATAGTGAAAGAAACCTGGAATGCatataaaatgacagaaagaaggaaagaataaacTGAAGAGATAATTTAAACAAAGTACAGACCTAGCTGAATCTAGAATACAAGACCTGAAAGTTCAATGTAACCAAATACAGTATCGATTATCTACTATATAGTAATCatataaaagattaaagcaaTCATCTACCAAACCAGAACTTTATAGGTCAAAGAAAAGCTGACAGATTCTCCCAGTGGGGCTCCTACATCCTTTCTGCCTGCAGGCATGTTGCTTATCAAAGCATGACGGCCACTTGGCTTTGGATCTTTGTATaggagaaaaacagtgaaaattagAACAAGATAATAACATTGCACACCAGCTGCATTTGTTCTGCAGAGGAAATTTCACAAATCTGTGCAGTACAATTATTTGTAATCAGataatttgtttcctttctatgtttacactgaaattcatacaagaattttcttcattttctaacTCGAGTACTTCCATGAATATACAAGTGAATAGTTCtgaattttcttaataaattaCTTGTTTTCATATACAATAGTAATTTGTTTATTACACTATAAACTATGACAACATGGTGGAGGGTGTGTTGCTTTTGATGCCATTTCCCAAATCCATTGTATAGATATCTAACTTCTCACATGTTTTTTATGCAGTGGCATAAAGGACTGGTTCATTTTTCATAGAGAATATGCACTGATTTAGGTTTACCGCATTTGAAAGGCATGACATGAGTCATCAAGTCTAGTTCACTATTCAGGACAGCAAAGTTACATAGCTCTTCTGATACGGTCATCCTCCTGATGCGTTAGCAAATGAAAAACCACAGACATGCTTTGCTGTCCTAGGGTAACTGAGACAatctctttcagcctttcttggCATGTTAGGTTCTCCATTCCTTCAGACAACTactttcttcattcttctgGTTTGTTAGGTTCTCTTGGCAGTGAGATGAGCAGAATTACATATGGCATTCCAGGTGACATGCCAGTGGTGTCTTCTACAACGGCATTAATACTTCACTTTCTAAtgccttgcttttctttaactAATGTATCTCTGAGCCTTTACATGTAATTTATGAGGTCCCAACTTTACAGCAGTTCTTATTACCTAACTGCATGACGTTGTATTTTGTACTGTTAAATTTCCAGTCTCGTGTTCATCCTACTATAGTGTAATTCTCCTCAGTTCTGAAATTGTCTTGAGCCTTCTGCATCAAAATTAAAACGTAAAGCTACACAACTGACTTGTATAGGAAAGGGATTCTTGAAAGTATTAATCAAGTCTTGTGTTAGCATTTACTTAAGATTTTTATGATTTGGCAAACAAATTACCATTTACTGTGAAATTCCCTGTTAGCCACGAGGAGCAAAGTTATTTATTATAATCAAATAACACAAATGCAAGACTTACTAGTGGGGAAATGGTATTTTAGAAGACTTGAAATACCTTGACCTATTTAGGAACTGAATACGTGATGATTTTGAAGGCAGCAGTTGTTATGCCTGTGTGATATCAATCACAGAGATTTCTGCCTGAAGTACAGTTAATGTTGTTAGTAATTAAGGAGTGCTTGATCTGGCCAATTATGGATCATAATAGTCGATAGAAGTTTATCATCCCTTTTTGTAGGTGAAATGAATGGTTGATAGTTGATTTGTATGCCCCCTTCCCCTTATCAATTTTGTCTGCATCTGAACGCATTTCACTGTGTTGACACAGAATAAACTGCAAAATTTGAGTCTTAAAGCCATATTTCAAACAGCCTATACTGTTTATAGATACATAAATTGCTAAAGATACCCCTATGGCAATTAGTTATTTATATTGCAGTTTTAGtgtggtttttatttcttattataaGCCTTTTGAATATAGGAAAACTATGAGTTTAAAGCCATCAGGCGTATTCCTTCCCTGGTTATGTTATTTGTAACATCATCAGGTActcagttttccattttctaacagcttttcagttttcaaaaagtTACTCTGTTCCTCAGCTACCTTGGATGTCATCCCAGGTTAGTGGGAACACCCGGCAGCTGCAGTCAAAGCACACACAGCCTTTCAGAGATCTTACAGAGCCCCTGAAGTGAAAAAGCAGACTCAGACTCTCTGGCAGTGAGGTTGTGCAGATGTATGCAGCTGGGCTACTGGGAG comes from Anser cygnoides isolate HZ-2024a breed goose chromosome 1, Taihu_goose_T2T_genome, whole genome shotgun sequence and encodes:
- the DUS4L gene encoding tRNA-dihydrouridine(20a/20b) synthase [NAD(P)+]-like isoform X1, which encodes MSGDGEGIKGCPGKEPGDLFRSGRVVKICAPMVRYSKLAFRTLVRKYGCDLCYTPMIVAADFVRSAKARDSEFTTNKGDNPLIVQFAAKEAQVLCDAARIVCPFADGIDLNCGCPQRWAMAEGYGACLINKPELVRDMVRHVRNQIDNPRFSVSIKIRIHEDLKRTVDLCQKAEATGVSWITVHGRNVEERHQPVHYDAIKVIKESLSIPIVANGDIKTLKDAENVHHLTGADGVMVARGLLANPAMFAGYEETPLKCIQDWVNIALEHGTPFTCFHHHLMYMMERITSKQEKKVFNVLSSTSAVLDYLNDHYGVC